One Drosophila willistoni isolate 14030-0811.24 chromosome XL unlocalized genomic scaffold, UCI_dwil_1.1 Seg142, whole genome shotgun sequence genomic region harbors:
- the LOC6644539 gene encoding serine/threonine-protein phosphatase 6 catalytic subunit, producing the protein MGDVDKWIEIVKECKYLPENELKKLCDMVCDILLEETNIQPVSTPVTVCGDIHGQFYDLEQLFRTGGQVPDTNYIFMGDFVDRGYYSLETFTRLLTLKARYPSRITLLRGNHETRQITKVYGFFDECFSKYGNANGWKYCCKVFDLLTIAAIIDEEVLCVHGGLSPEIITLDQIRTIERNGEIPYKGAFCDLVWSDPEDMEYWGQSPRGAGWLFGHNVTKDFMNINNLDLICRAHQLVNEGIKYMFEGKLVTVWSAPNYCYRCGNVAAILSFDTAQQRQTKIFLAVPDSERVIPKQNTTPYFL; encoded by the exons ATGGGCGATGTGGACAAATGGATTGAAATTGTCAAGGAATGCAAATACTTGCCCgaaaatgaattaaagaaactCTGTGATATGGTCTGCGACATTCTATTGGAGGAGACCAACATACAGCCAGTGAGCACGCCCGTCACCGTCTGCGGTGACATACACGGTCAG TTCTATGACCTGGAGCAGCTATTTCGGACTGGTGGCCAAGTGCCCGACACGAATTACATATTCATGGGCGATTTTGTGGATCGTGGCTATTACAGTCTGGAGACATTCACACGACTGCTAACCCTAAAGGCACGCTATCCCAGTCGGATAACATTGTTGCGCGGCAATCATGAAACGCGACAGATAACCAAGGTTTATGGCTTCTTCGATGAGTGCTTTAGCAAGTATGGCAATGCCAATGGCTGGAAATATTGTTGCAAAGTGTTTGATCTGCTCACCATAGCGGCG ATCATTGACGAGGAGGTGCTGTGCGTGCATGGCGGTCTGAGTCCTGAGATTATTACTTTGGATCAAATACGGACCATTGAACGAAATGGTGAGATACCGTATAAGGGTGCCTTCTGTGATTTGGTTTGGTCGGATCCCGAGGATATGGAATATTGGGGCCAAAGTCCACGTGGCGCCGGCTGGCTGTTTGGTCATAATGTGACCAAAGATTTTATGAACATTAACAATCTGGATTTAATATGCCGCGCCCATCAATTGGTCAATGAGGGCATCAAATATATGTTTGAGGGTAAATTGGTAACAGTTTGGTCGGCCCCAAACTATTGCTATCGTTGTGGCAATGTTGCGGCCATTCTAAGTTTCGATACGGCGCAACAGAGGCAGACGAAAATCTTTTTGGCCGTACCGGATTCCGAACGTGTTATACCCAAGCAAAATACAACGCCATATTTTCTGTGA